The Sulfurihydrogenibium azorense Az-Fu1 genome contains the following window.
CTTGCACCTTCTATACTGTCAGCTGACTTTTCAAAGTTAGGACAACAGATAAAAGAAGTTGAAGAGGCGGGAGCTGATATAATCCACTTAGATATAATGGATGGAAGGTATGTACCAAACATTACCTTTGGAATTCCGGTTGTAGAATCTATCAGACCTATAACAAACCTTCCCTTTGATGCCCACCTTATGATAGTAGAGCCTGAAAAGTACGCCCTTGATTTTATAAAAGCTGGTGTTGATATGATTTCTTTCCATATGGATGCCACTATACACTCCCACAGACTTGTTGACCTTATAAAGTCTAACGGTGCAAAAGCGGGAGTTGTATTAAACCCTGCCACACCTGTCAACACCCTTGAAGAGATTATTCATTACATAGACTATGTCCTTATAATGTCCGTAAACCCGGGATTTGGAGGACAAAAGTTTATACCACAAACAGCAGAAAAAGTAAAAAAACTGATACTTCTTATGGAACAAACAGGAAGAACGGATATACTTATAGAGATAGATGGAGGTGTAAGTAAAGAGAATATTAATTACCTTTCAATGTTAGGAGTTAACATATTTGTAGCAGGAAGTGCAGTATTTAAAGGTGATATAAAAGAAAACGTAAAGATTTTAAAACAAAATATGAGTATATGTATTTAAAGGAGAGAGTTATGGAGTATAGAATAAGAACGTGGCCAGATAAGATACTAAAAGAGCCAACAAAAGAAATAGATTTTTTTGATGATAGACTAAAAGAGTACATTGACAAGATGTGGGAGTTTATGTATAAAGAAGAAGGTGTGGGACTTGCAGCAAACCAGATAGGTATTCCCTACCAGATACTTGTTATAGACACATCTATCAGAGAAAAGAAAAATGAAGAAGAAACAGAGCCACCTGTTAAAATGGTTTTAATCAATCCAAAAATAGTAGAAAAAGAAGGACAAGTAATGTCAACTGAAGGCTGTTTAAGTTTTCCCGGCGTTCAGATAACTATACCAAGGTATAAGAGAGTTAAAGTAGTAGGAAAAAACGAGAAAGGAGAAGATGTTGTAGTTGAAAGTAGTGAGTTTTTATCAATAGTACTTCAACACGAGATAGACCACTTAAACGGCATTCCATTTATAAGCTATCTATCACCACTAAAGAGAAAGTTAGTTTTAGATAAGTACCTTAAATCTTTGAAAGAATCCGAATATCAAACAGGTTAAGGAGAGATATTTATGTTTCCAGACTTGATAACGATAGGTGGTTTTACAATACACACGTACGGTGTTTTAACTGCAATTGGACTTTTAGTTGGTTTTTACGTAGGTCTTTACTTTGCAAGGAAAGAAGGTATTTCAGAAAAAAACTACGAGAATCTATTTATCCTTACAGTATTAAGTGGAATTTTAGGTGCAAGAATAGCCTACATCATAGAGCATAAAGAAGATTTTAACTCTTTTTTAGACTTTTTTGCTATCTGGAATGGAGGAATTGACTGGTTTGGTGGCTTTATAGGAGGGTTAGTAGCAGCTGTCGTATACATAAAAATTAAAAAGCTACCACTTCTTAAAGTTGCAGATGTAGCAGGTGTATCTATTCCTATAGGACACTTTTTTGGAAGACTTGGATGTACATCTGCAGGGTGTTGCCATGGAAAACCTGTTCCACCTGACTCACCTTTTAAAGATATTGCCATTATATTCCCCAACAACCCCCACTGTTTAGCCCCTCCGGGAGTTCCATTGTATCCTACCCAGCCAGTAGAAGCAATTGGCAATTTAATTATATTTTTAATCTTATTTTTCACTTATAGAAAAAAATCCTTTGATGGACAGATAATAGGTATGTATCTTGTACTCTATGGAATAGAAAGGTTTTTACTTGAGTTTTGGAGAGGTGTTACACCACCACTTCCTTACATAGGACTTACTTGGAACCAAATTATCACATTGATGATGGTATTATTAGGAATAATGCTGATACTTTACTTAAGGTCAAGGCGTGAACCTGTTTGATTTTTTCAAGAAAAAAGTTTTTAACATAGAACCGGGGTTAGAAAGAATAAAAGCAGCTTTAGAAGATGTATCTAATCCTCACAAAAACTTTAAATCAATACTGGTAGCAGGTACAAACGGAAAAGGATCCACATGTGCTTACTTAGAAAGTCTTTTTAGACATCATGGCTATAAAACAGGACTTTTTACATCTCCTCACCTTATCCAAGAAAACGAAAGGTGGCAGATAAACCGTAAAAACATTCCTCAAGATAGATTAGAGTCCTACATAAAAGATTTACTACCTATCATTCAAAAATATAACCTTACTTACTTTGAAGCCTGTACTTTACTTGCTTTTAAGTATTTTTCCGATGAAAGTATAGATATAGCAGTTGTAGAAGTTGGACTTGGTGGAAGGTGGGACTCTACAAACGTTTTAGACCCTTGTGTTTCTGTTATAACAAACGTATCTTTTGATCATATGCATCTATTAGGAGATACGCTAGATAAGATAGCCTTTGAAAAAACAGGTATAACAAGAAAAAACAAGCCAGCAGTAGTTGGAAGAAACCAAAAAGAGATTATAGACTGGCTTAAAAAAAGGAAAATAAAAGAGTTTTACATTCAAGGGTTAGATTTTAGATCTACTGTAAGAGAAAGTCTTTTATGGGACTTTGAGTTTAAAGACTTTTACTTAAAAGATATAAAACTGTCTATGATAGGAACAAGACAGATAGAAAACGTTTCAACATCTTTAGCATCTTTTTTAGTGTTTTGTGAGAAAAATAATATTAAAGTAGATAAAGAAACAATTAAACGAGCTTTAAAAAATACATTCTGGCAAGGGAGAATGCAGATACTTTCTGAAGAGCCTTTAATCATACTAGATGGAGGACACAACGAAGAAGGACTTTTAAAAAGTTTCCAAGAGTTAAAAGAGTTGTTTAAAAGTAAAAAAGTTATCACAGTGTACTCATTTATGAAAGACAAAGAGACAGAAAAAATGTTTAAAATAATAAAAGAAAACTCATTTAAAACTGTAGCAACTAAAATAAATGTATCAAGAGGAATGGAAAAAGAAGATTTTTACAAACTTGGAGAAGAAAACTTTATAGAAAATCTTTTAGAAGCTGTAGAGCTTGCTAAAAAGTATGTAGATGATAACAGTCTTATCTTTATAACAGGGTCGTTGTACTTAGTAGGAGAGGTGCTAAATGGATGGAATACTGCTGGTAAATAAACCTAAGTATATAACTTCTAACGATTTAGTTGTAAAAGTAAAAAAACATTTAAATGAAAAAGTAGGACACACAGGAATATTAGATTATGCAGCTTCTGGACTTATGGTTTTAACTGTAGGAAAGGCAACAAGATTTACTCAATTTTTTCAAGGACTTGATAAACAGTACATAGCCGAAGGAAAGTTAGGAGAGATAACTGACACCTACGACTCTCAAGGTAAAGTAATCCAGTCAAACCCAGTTAATATTAACCAGGACCAACTAATACAAGTAATAAACTCTTTTATTGGAGAGTACGACCAGCTACCACCACCATACAGTGCAAAAAAAATTCAAGGAAGAAGAGCTTACCAACTTGCAAAAAAAGGAATAAACCCAGACCTAAAACCAGTTAGGGTTAAAATATACAACATAGAGATATTAGAGATAAACCTTCCCTACTTTAAAATTAAGGTAGACTGCTCATCAGGTACCTACATCAGGTCTCTAATAAAAGATATAGGAGATAAACTATCTACAGGAGCCTATATGAGTGATTTAATAAGGACAAAGATAGGAGAGTTTAAATTAGAGGATGCTTTGGAACTTCAAGATATTTTAGATAAAAAAGAAGTTAAACTAATCCCTATAAAAGAAGCTCTGTACTTTTTTCAAGAGTTAGAACTACCATCAACATTAGAAAGAGCATTTAAATACGGTCAAAAAGTAAAATTAGATAGTGAATTAAAAGGACTGTTTAAAGTAGTAAATCAAGAAGGACAGCTCCTTGGACTTGGAAAAATGGAAGATGGAATACTAAAACCTGAGATTGTGTTGAGTTAGCATTTTCTAACTAACTTTATAACTGATATAATAATTGCAATATTTATATTTAAGAGGTTTTACTTTTAATGTGGATACTGGGACAGCATGATGAAAGTTATAGAAAAACAAGAAAATCGGTTTTAGAGCTTGTAGGAAATACTCCTTTAGTTGAGTTAAACCGTAGCCTTCCTGAAGATATAAAGAAAAAAAATATTAAGATATACGCAAAACTTGAAAGTTATAACCCCGGAGGGTCTGTTAAAGATAGACCTGCAACAAGAATGATTTTAGAAGCTATAAACAGTGGAAAACTAACAAAAGATAAAGTAATAATAGACGCAACATCTGGAAACACAGGAATAGCCCTTGCAATGGTAGGAACAGCTCTGGGATACCAGGTAGAACTTGCAATGCCTGCAAATGTAAGTGAAGAAAGAAAAAGAATAATAAAAGCCTTCGGAGCAAAGATACACTTTACAAATCCACTTGAAAGTACAGATGGAGCAATTATCTATGTTAGAAAACTTGTAGAAAAGTACCCAGATAAATACTACTACATAGACCAGTATAACAACGATGCAAACTGGAAAGCCCACTTTGACTCAACAGCAGTTGAGATATGGAATCAAACAGAGGGAAAGATAACCCACTTTGTAGCCGGAATAGGAACAGGTGGAACTGTAATGGGAACAGGTAGAAGGTTAAAGATATTTAACCCTAACATTCAGGTAATAGGAGTTCAGCCAGACAGTCCTTTCCATGGTATAGAAGGGTTAAAGTACATAGAAACCTCTATAAAACCGGGTATATTTGACGAAAACAGATTAGACAGAACTATGTTTATAGGAACAGATATTGCATACCAGAGGGCAAGGGAGCTGTCAAGGTTAGAAGGAATTTTTGTAGGACAGTCTTCTGGAGCTGCCTTTGAAGCTGCTATAAGGATTGCAAGGGAGATAGAAGAAGGAGTTATAGTCTTTATATGTCCAGATGGTGGTGAAAAATACTTAACAACGGCACTTTACGACTATGAGTAAAAAGTTATCTTGTGTAGTCTTGGCTGGTGGTCAAAGTAAACGAATGGGAACAGACAAAGCTTTTTTAACCTATAAAGATAAAACATTTTTACAGACTATAGTAGAAAAACTATCTAAAAAGTGTGATGAGATAATATTAAGTGTAAACAAGGACCCTCAAATCTACCAAAAGCACCTAAAACCTTACAAAGTTAAAATAGTCAAAGACTTATACCCTTACGAAGGACCACTAAACGCAATACTATCTGTGTCAAAACATGTAAAAAACCCTTACGTTTTTATAGCAACCTGTGATACACCTTTACTTAATGAAAATCTAATAGACCTTTACATAGAGTTAATAAACGGATTTGATGTGGTTGTTCCAGAAATAGATGGTAAGTTTCAGCCACTTAACGCCCTCTACACCAAAAAAAGCCTGTTAAAGGTTAAAAATTTATACCCTGAAGTAAAGTCTCTTAATCAGTGGATAAGGAACTTAAAAAAAGTTTTAGTTGTCGACCAAGAAGTTATTCAAAACTTTGACCCATTCTTACTTACCTACAAAAGTATAAACACACCTCAAGACTACGAGCGTTTAATTAAGTATGGCTTTTAAAAGCTTCCTCCCTTATATTTATGTTATAATCTATTGAGTTTGGAGGTAAAAATATGGAATTCTTAAAGAGAGAAGAAGCACCTTTAACTGCGGCCGACTGGGAAAGGCTTGATAAGATTGTTATAGAAACAGTAAAGAAAAATCTTGTTGGAAGAAGATTTATTGAGTTATCTGGACCCTATGATGCAGGTGTTCAGTTTGTACCTCAAGATACAATCGAATCAGGAAACAATGGAGCATGTGGTTTATTTGGAGAGAGTGATTGTGGAGTTGTAAAAGTAAAAGAAAGAAAATTTTTACCTATACCTATAATATACAAAGATTTTAAAATCCATTGGAGAGATATAGAAACAGCAAAAAAATTAGGAGTACCAGTAGATTTTAGCGTTGCAGCTGTAGCAGCCTCTGATGTTGCGTTGGCAGAAGATAAACTGATATTCCACGGTGATAAAGAGACAGGTTTTGAAGGTCTTTTAAATGTAAAAGGAAGAAATATATGTAAAATAAAAGATTGGAGTAAGGAAGGAGAGGCATTTTCTAACATATTGGAGGCAGTTGTAAAACTGAATGAATCAGGATTTTACTCTAACTTTGCCTTAGTTTTAAATCCAAAAGATTATGCAAGTTTACACAGACTGTATGGAAACAGCGGAGTTTTAGAGATAGAACACATAAAAAAATTGTTTGATGTAGGTGTGTTTACAACCCCTGTTGTTCCACAGAACAAAGCAGTTTTAGTTGCAACTGGAATAGAGAATATGGATATTTTTGTGTCTCAAGACGTTATAACAGCTTATGTTAACTATGAAAGTATGGACCACTATTTTAGAGTTTTTGAGATAGTTGCACTTCGTATAAAAAGACCAGAAAGTGTATGTACAATTGAGTAAAAATCTTACTTTATAGGAGGATGTATGAAAAAGTTTGTAGCAGTACTATCGGTTTTTCTTTTGATGGCTTTATCTATGATTGTAAAGGCAGCTGACATTGTGTTTATCGATGTTCAAGCTGTGGTAAACAACTCTAAAGCTGGTAAAGATGCTCAGGCTCTTTTAGAAGAGGCAGGAAAAAAAGCTCAAGCCGAAGTTGAGGCAAAACAAAAAACACTAAAACAGGACCAAAAATCTCAAGAAGAGTTTCAAGCCTTTGCCATTCAAAAGCAGCAAGAAGTTTTAAAAAGAAGAGATGAGCTTCTTGGACAGTTTATGAAGTTGGTTCAAGATAACTTAGAAAGTTTTGCAAAAGAAAAGAACTACTCTCTGATTGTAGGTAAGCAAGCAGTTTTATACGGAAAGCCAGAACTTGACAAAACAAAAGAGTTTTTAAACTACTTTGACTCTAAGTACGAAAAAGGTCCAAAAATAAAGTAAAATTAACCAAACATTCATAAAATATTAACACCTCCGCAGTAGAATTAATACAAATACTGTAGGAGGTGCTTATTATGAAAATCTTAGAAGACCTAAAAGTTCAGTTCAAGGAAGTAGAGTTTATCTGTAAGTGTGGTAAAACTCAGAAAGTTGTCATTCTCGTAGGTGATGATTACGGATTTGAAACTACCACTTGTGAAACCTGTAAAAAAAGAAACTTTATAGAGTACGACAATGGTCTTGTAAAGGTCAAATCTTTTTAAAGATAGTTGAAAAAAAGACCATACTTAAAACATTTAATACAAATCCAAGTAAGACAGCTTCGTACTCTAAACCAACAATAAAATTTACCACAAACCAAGATACAAAACCTATTACGATTGAAGCAGCAGCTCCAACTTTGTTTGATTTACTCCAGTATATTCCAAGGATAAACGGAGAAAACAGAGAAACAAGGGTAATAATTGAAGAAGTAGCAACAAGCTGATAAATACTCTCTCCCGAGAAAGCCAGTATAAGTGATATTACACTTATAATTAAAACAGAAAACCTACTGAAAGTTAGTAATGTACTTTCAGAAAACGTTTTAAAAATTTTTGGAAGAATATTATTACTTAAAAGAGCAGATGGAGCTAAAATAGCAGCTGAAGCTGTACTTAAAACAGCTGACATTAACCCTGCAAAAAATACTGTTTTAACGTAATCGTTTGTATGTAAAGAGATATAATCAATCAAAGTGTTTTGAGTTTCAAACTCTAAAGCAAACTTTATAATTAAAACTGTAAAAAGAGGTATTAAAGCTACTGTAAGATACATAAAACCAGCTAAAATAGAAGACTTAAAGGCAACATCTTCACTTTTAGAAGACATATACCTTTGAAAAAGTTCTTGTCCCGGAATAGACCCAAGACTTATTGTAATCAATCCTGCTAAGTACATTACAATGTCTTTATAGTTAAAGTCTGGAATTAGACTGTAATAAGAAGGAGGTATTTTTTCAAAGGCAACAAAGCCACCTGCTAAAAGTAAAACTTCGAAAAATATAAATAAGATACTAAAGATTATCACAATCGTTTGAATAAAATCAGTTAAAGCTATAGCCCACATTCCACCCAAGTAAGTTAAAATCAAGACTACAAAAAATCCTATCAAAATACTTACTTCAAAAGAAAAATTTGTAATTGTCTTAAAAATAAGTCCAAAAGCAACATACTGAGCAGCTATCCATCCAAAGTAGGATATTATAAGCATTAAGGTAGCCAAAATTTCAACCTTCTCTCCGTACTTTACCCTGAAAAAATCCCCAAAAGTAACAAGTCCCATTCTGTAGATAGGTTTAACAATAAGAAAACCAGCTAATATAAGACATAAAGCAGCTCCAAAAGGTTCTTCTATGACCTTAACGAATCCACCTTTTAAAACCTCATCTGTGGCACCTAAGATTGTTTCAGACCCAAACCAAGTGGCAAAAAGGGCAAAAGTAGATAGAGAAAGAGGTAAAGACTGTCCTGCAAGTAAATAGTCCCTACCTGATTTTATAAGTTTCTTTGAAAATACACCAATTCCTATAAGGAAAAGTAAGTATACAAATATAAACCAGATCA
Protein-coding sequences here:
- the rpe gene encoding ribulose-phosphate 3-epimerase; the encoded protein is MKLLAPSILSADFSKLGQQIKEVEEAGADIIHLDIMDGRYVPNITFGIPVVESIRPITNLPFDAHLMIVEPEKYALDFIKAGVDMISFHMDATIHSHRLVDLIKSNGAKAGVVLNPATPVNTLEEIIHYIDYVLIMSVNPGFGGQKFIPQTAEKVKKLILLMEQTGRTDILIEIDGGVSKENINYLSMLGVNIFVAGSAVFKGDIKENVKILKQNMSICI
- the def gene encoding peptide deformylase, with product MEYRIRTWPDKILKEPTKEIDFFDDRLKEYIDKMWEFMYKEEGVGLAANQIGIPYQILVIDTSIREKKNEEETEPPVKMVLINPKIVEKEGQVMSTEGCLSFPGVQITIPRYKRVKVVGKNEKGEDVVVESSEFLSIVLQHEIDHLNGIPFISYLSPLKRKLVLDKYLKSLKESEYQTG
- the lgt gene encoding prolipoprotein diacylglyceryl transferase, whose amino-acid sequence is MFPDLITIGGFTIHTYGVLTAIGLLVGFYVGLYFARKEGISEKNYENLFILTVLSGILGARIAYIIEHKEDFNSFLDFFAIWNGGIDWFGGFIGGLVAAVVYIKIKKLPLLKVADVAGVSIPIGHFFGRLGCTSAGCCHGKPVPPDSPFKDIAIIFPNNPHCLAPPGVPLYPTQPVEAIGNLIIFLILFFTYRKKSFDGQIIGMYLVLYGIERFLLEFWRGVTPPLPYIGLTWNQIITLMMVLLGIMLILYLRSRREPV
- a CDS encoding bifunctional folylpolyglutamate synthase/dihydrofolate synthase, producing MNLFDFFKKKVFNIEPGLERIKAALEDVSNPHKNFKSILVAGTNGKGSTCAYLESLFRHHGYKTGLFTSPHLIQENERWQINRKNIPQDRLESYIKDLLPIIQKYNLTYFEACTLLAFKYFSDESIDIAVVEVGLGGRWDSTNVLDPCVSVITNVSFDHMHLLGDTLDKIAFEKTGITRKNKPAVVGRNQKEIIDWLKKRKIKEFYIQGLDFRSTVRESLLWDFEFKDFYLKDIKLSMIGTRQIENVSTSLASFLVFCEKNNIKVDKETIKRALKNTFWQGRMQILSEEPLIILDGGHNEEGLLKSFQELKELFKSKKVITVYSFMKDKETEKMFKIIKENSFKTVATKINVSRGMEKEDFYKLGEENFIENLLEAVELAKKYVDDNSLIFITGSLYLVGEVLNGWNTAGK
- the truB gene encoding tRNA pseudouridine(55) synthase TruB, with the translated sequence MDGILLVNKPKYITSNDLVVKVKKHLNEKVGHTGILDYAASGLMVLTVGKATRFTQFFQGLDKQYIAEGKLGEITDTYDSQGKVIQSNPVNINQDQLIQVINSFIGEYDQLPPPYSAKKIQGRRAYQLAKKGINPDLKPVRVKIYNIEILEINLPYFKIKVDCSSGTYIRSLIKDIGDKLSTGAYMSDLIRTKIGEFKLEDALELQDILDKKEVKLIPIKEALYFFQELELPSTLERAFKYGQKVKLDSELKGLFKVVNQEGQLLGLGKMEDGILKPEIVLS
- the cysM gene encoding cysteine synthase B, with the translated sequence MWILGQHDESYRKTRKSVLELVGNTPLVELNRSLPEDIKKKNIKIYAKLESYNPGGSVKDRPATRMILEAINSGKLTKDKVIIDATSGNTGIALAMVGTALGYQVELAMPANVSEERKRIIKAFGAKIHFTNPLESTDGAIIYVRKLVEKYPDKYYYIDQYNNDANWKAHFDSTAVEIWNQTEGKITHFVAGIGTGGTVMGTGRRLKIFNPNIQVIGVQPDSPFHGIEGLKYIETSIKPGIFDENRLDRTMFIGTDIAYQRARELSRLEGIFVGQSSGAAFEAAIRIAREIEEGVIVFICPDGGEKYLTTALYDYE
- the mobA gene encoding molybdenum cofactor guanylyltransferase — translated: MSKKLSCVVLAGGQSKRMGTDKAFLTYKDKTFLQTIVEKLSKKCDEIILSVNKDPQIYQKHLKPYKVKIVKDLYPYEGPLNAILSVSKHVKNPYVFIATCDTPLLNENLIDLYIELINGFDVVVPEIDGKFQPLNALYTKKSLLKVKNLYPEVKSLNQWIRNLKKVLVVDQEVIQNFDPFLLTYKSINTPQDYERLIKYGF
- a CDS encoding family 1 encapsulin nanocompartment shell protein, with product MEFLKREEAPLTAADWERLDKIVIETVKKNLVGRRFIELSGPYDAGVQFVPQDTIESGNNGACGLFGESDCGVVKVKERKFLPIPIIYKDFKIHWRDIETAKKLGVPVDFSVAAVAASDVALAEDKLIFHGDKETGFEGLLNVKGRNICKIKDWSKEGEAFSNILEAVVKLNESGFYSNFALVLNPKDYASLHRLYGNSGVLEIEHIKKLFDVGVFTTPVVPQNKAVLVATGIENMDIFVSQDVITAYVNYESMDHYFRVFEIVALRIKRPESVCTIE
- a CDS encoding OmpH family outer membrane protein, whose translation is MKKFVAVLSVFLLMALSMIVKAADIVFIDVQAVVNNSKAGKDAQALLEEAGKKAQAEVEAKQKTLKQDQKSQEEFQAFAIQKQQEVLKRRDELLGQFMKLVQDNLESFAKEKNYSLIVGKQAVLYGKPELDKTKEFLNYFDSKYEKGPKIK
- a CDS encoding sodium:solute symporter family protein; this encodes MIWFIFVYLLFLIGIGVFSKKLIKSGRDYLLAGQSLPLSLSTFALFATWFGSETILGATDEVLKGGFVKVIEEPFGAALCLILAGFLIVKPIYRMGLVTFGDFFRVKYGEKVEILATLMLIISYFGWIAAQYVAFGLIFKTITNFSFEVSILIGFFVVLILTYLGGMWAIALTDFIQTIVIIFSILFIFFEVLLLAGGFVAFEKIPPSYYSLIPDFNYKDIVMYLAGLITISLGSIPGQELFQRYMSSKSEDVAFKSSILAGFMYLTVALIPLFTVLIIKFALEFETQNTLIDYISLHTNDYVKTVFFAGLMSAVLSTASAAILAPSALLSNNILPKIFKTFSESTLLTFSRFSVLIISVISLILAFSGESIYQLVATSSIITLVSLFSPFILGIYWSKSNKVGAAASIVIGFVSWFVVNFIVGLEYEAVLLGFVLNVLSMVFFSTIFKKI